A genomic segment from Anas platyrhynchos isolate ZD024472 breed Pekin duck chromosome 5, IASCAAS_PekinDuck_T2T, whole genome shotgun sequence encodes:
- the NAP1L4 gene encoding nucleosome assembly protein 1-like 4 isoform X1 yields MADNSKAEDTASDSVDAAKNASDKKEKLADQVMQNPQVLAALQERLDNTALTPSSYIETLPKAVKRRIDALKQLQVKCAHIEAKFYEEVHDLERKYAALYQPLFDKRREFINGEAEPTDAESEWHSENEEEEKLAGDLKNAVVIEEKAEAEETNVKGIPDFWFTIFRNVDMLSELVQEYDEPILKHLQDIKVKFSEPGQPMSFSLEFHFGPNDYFSNTVLTKTYKMKSEPDKTDPFSFEGPEIVDCEGCTIDWKKGKNVTVKTIKKKQKHKGRGTVRTITKQVPNDSFFNFFNPIKVSGDGESLDEDSEFTLAADFEIGHFFRERIVPRAVLYFTGEAIEDDDNFEEGEEGEEEELEGEEEGEEEEDAESDAKKDSSQPAECKQQ; encoded by the exons ATGGCAGATAACAG TAAAGCAGAAGATACTGCTTCGGATTCTGTGGACGCAGCTAAAAATGCAAGTGACAAAAAAG AAAAGCTGGCAGACCAAGTGATGCAAAATCCACAAGTTCTGGCAGCCCTACAGGAACGACTTGACAACACAGCGCTTACCCCTTCAAGTTACATTGAAAC TTTACCAAAAGCAGTGAAAAGAAGAATTGATGCCTTGAAACAACTCCAGGTGAAATGTGCCCATATAGAAGCTAAATTCTATGAAGAAGTACATGATTTAGAGAGAAAATATGCAGCGCTCTATCAACCTCTTTTTGATAAG AGAAGAGAGTTTATTAATGGAGAAGCTGAACCCACAGATGCAGAGTCAGAGTGGCACAGTgaaaatgaggaagaagaaaaactagCT GGAGATCTGAAAAATGCAGTGGTaatagaagagaaagcagaagcagaagagacAAATGTCAAAGGAATTCCAGACTTCTGGTTTACTATCTTTAGAAACGTAGATATGCTAAGTGAATTAGTACAA gaaTATGATGAACCAATCTTAAAACATCTGCAGGATATTAAAGTTAAATTCTCTGAACCTGGACAGCCTATG TCTTTCTCATTAGAGTTCCACTTTGGGCCCAATGACTACTTTTCTAATACAGTCCTGACAAAAACCTACAAGATGAAGTCGGAGCCAGACAAGACGGATCCCTTTTCATTTGAAGGACCTGAAATAGTTGATTGTGAGGG GTGTACTATTGattggaagaaaggaaaaaatgttacagTTAAAACaatcaagaaaaaacagaaacacaagggTCGAGGCACAGTTCGGACGATTACTAAACAAGTACCTAACGattctttttttaacttcttcaaCCCAATAAAGG tATCTGGTGATGGAGAGTCGTTG GATGAAGATTCTGAGTTTACTTTAGCAGCAGATTTTGAAATTGGTCACTTCTTCCGTGAAAGGATAGTCCCTCGTGCTGTGCTTTATTTCACTGGGGAGGCTATAGAGGATGATGATAAT tttgaagAAGGTGAAGAAGGTGAAGAGGAG GAGTtggagggggaagaggagggagaagaggaggaagatgcAGAGAGTGATGCTAAG
- the NAP1L4 gene encoding nucleosome assembly protein 1-like 4 isoform X2: MADNSKAEDTASDSVDAAKNASDKKEKLADQVMQNPQVLAALQERLDNTALTPSSYIETLPKAVKRRIDALKQLQVKCAHIEAKFYEEVHDLERKYAALYQPLFDKRREFINGEAEPTDAESEWHSENEEEEKLAGDLKNAVVIEEKAEAEETNVKGIPDFWFTIFRNVDMLSELVQEYDEPILKHLQDIKVKFSEPGQPMSFSLEFHFGPNDYFSNTVLTKTYKMKSEPDKTDPFSFEGPEIVDCEGCTIDWKKGKNVTVKTIKKKQKHKGRGTVRTITKQVPNDSFFNFFNPIKVSGDGESLDEDSEFTLAADFEIGHFFRERIVPRAVLYFTGEAIEDDDNFEEGEEGEEEELEGEEEGEEEEDAESDAKV, translated from the exons ATGGCAGATAACAG TAAAGCAGAAGATACTGCTTCGGATTCTGTGGACGCAGCTAAAAATGCAAGTGACAAAAAAG AAAAGCTGGCAGACCAAGTGATGCAAAATCCACAAGTTCTGGCAGCCCTACAGGAACGACTTGACAACACAGCGCTTACCCCTTCAAGTTACATTGAAAC TTTACCAAAAGCAGTGAAAAGAAGAATTGATGCCTTGAAACAACTCCAGGTGAAATGTGCCCATATAGAAGCTAAATTCTATGAAGAAGTACATGATTTAGAGAGAAAATATGCAGCGCTCTATCAACCTCTTTTTGATAAG AGAAGAGAGTTTATTAATGGAGAAGCTGAACCCACAGATGCAGAGTCAGAGTGGCACAGTgaaaatgaggaagaagaaaaactagCT GGAGATCTGAAAAATGCAGTGGTaatagaagagaaagcagaagcagaagagacAAATGTCAAAGGAATTCCAGACTTCTGGTTTACTATCTTTAGAAACGTAGATATGCTAAGTGAATTAGTACAA gaaTATGATGAACCAATCTTAAAACATCTGCAGGATATTAAAGTTAAATTCTCTGAACCTGGACAGCCTATG TCTTTCTCATTAGAGTTCCACTTTGGGCCCAATGACTACTTTTCTAATACAGTCCTGACAAAAACCTACAAGATGAAGTCGGAGCCAGACAAGACGGATCCCTTTTCATTTGAAGGACCTGAAATAGTTGATTGTGAGGG GTGTACTATTGattggaagaaaggaaaaaatgttacagTTAAAACaatcaagaaaaaacagaaacacaagggTCGAGGCACAGTTCGGACGATTACTAAACAAGTACCTAACGattctttttttaacttcttcaaCCCAATAAAGG tATCTGGTGATGGAGAGTCGTTG GATGAAGATTCTGAGTTTACTTTAGCAGCAGATTTTGAAATTGGTCACTTCTTCCGTGAAAGGATAGTCCCTCGTGCTGTGCTTTATTTCACTGGGGAGGCTATAGAGGATGATGATAAT tttgaagAAGGTGAAGAAGGTGAAGAGGAG GAGTtggagggggaagaggagggagaagaggaggaagatgcAGAGAGTGATGCTAAG GTGTAA